One window of the Pyxicephalus adspersus chromosome 5, UCB_Pads_2.0, whole genome shotgun sequence genome contains the following:
- the ZNF516 gene encoding zinc finger protein 516 isoform X1, with product MERRKPFDMELRESAAKSSKNDAEDDRPTCFSCVICGKSFPFQSSLSQHMRKHTGEKPYKCPYCDHRAAQKGNLKIHLRTHRTGTLGQVQDVELGESHGELGASEGMGVCASPTKSTSACNNILNGSMQLENAETAADDDKPGDYQCMFCKNKYDRKKELDQHLLQVHKPYKCKFCSYMTLREETLLNHIEKDHITTAVPLNREGLAENGKNDSNSGEFPCEICGQAFGQAWFLKAHMKKHRGSFDHGCHICGRRFKEPWFLKNHMKSHGPKPGNKNKPKSDTDPVATINDVVQEETIVTGLSLYEVCTKCGNVFTNSESLNAHNLVHCKTEASNEDKVAQKIDLQDASSDGPGSKLHFLNYLKIRPVQDTLECTDTQLGKRVPELDPINSYQAWQLATKGKVAEPTEYVKYLGWDEALADADVCYDRDKGEYIQVNQEKRKREQESTNASNPKKRNCTNGSRTEKSSSSAQPEENAVESPNELEFRPPSRQSRRASQNKSTECFECGKIFRTYHQMVLHSRVHRKERRSLSESGSLTHNDRYGSNSEGDSVSRPSTPDSSAPEGSLASGIGDEGVDDDGFEESTIPSPGVKLYHNDFSGEDIPMQISKTNHHKTIDSEDASKCEDNLNKLDVQSPPFVKSDFHKFDLKVPAYKYNIDPHKAIQGSSSSNVETSDIKKPFSEKILSNGMAPDLLRERSAVDGSSVAKEGLIPIDLSENSSRDEFCSKKATESLKAALVVHQCPYCCYKTHYPEVLWMHKKIWHKVSCNSMAPQWVQQNGLKNLKNNVHVPSNNGRTGPPPALGGKECQPLPISRFPRTQMLGVPSAPKGSPSTAANTSKATGGSQGRENLRGFNGPKSTSVSTQRQPKMAQAQEQYSSVVQQPVPKAKYDSSPKLSQPGSYSRSHTLAQSSASRQILQPSSSKQAEKYMISQGASSYSSPNKLSLPDGLKTKFTLSQPPFPFHKVDPLVKQESPLVPQRESQANNINEVGTAPNCSTGSKSSPVLQTQSSAMGASLPFQHVKQEPTPEGQEKKLDILNIFKTYIPKDLATLYQSWGANNSNLDNAGMLRTQARQGDYVCIECGKCFTQPSHLRTHMRSHTGERPFQCRYCPYSASQKGNLKTHVQCVHRVPFDNSEYPDKQLLRPQSDNATSYMEDQLENLPSNHQVTGAVALK from the exons ATGGAAAGAAGGAAACCGTTTGATATGGAACTACGTGAATCTGCTGCTAAGTCAAGTAAAAATGATGCCGAAGATGACCGACCCACATGCTTTAGTTGCGTCATTTGTGGGAAGAGCTTCCCTTTCCAGAGCTCCCTTTCACAGCACATGCGAAAGCACACAGGTGAAAAGCCATATAAATGCCCATACTGTGACCATAGAGCTGCCCAGAAGGGAAATCTGAAGATACATTTACGAACACACAGGACTGGTACTCTTGGCCAGGTCCAGGATGTGGAACTGGGAGAGTCACATGGAGAACTTGGGGCTTCTGAAGGTATGGGTGTGTGTGCAAGCCCAACTAAAAGCACATCTGCTTGCAACAACATTCTTAATGGATCAATGCAGTTAGAAAACGCGGAGACTGCTGCTGATGATGATAAGCCTGGTGACTACCAATGcatgttttgtaaaaacaaatatgacaGAAAAAAAGAGCTAGACCAGCATCTTCTACAAGTTCACAAACCGTATAAATGCAAGTTTTGTAGTTACATGACTTTGAGAGAGGAGACTTTGTTGAATCATATTGAGAAAGATCATATCACAACAGCAGTTCCATTAAACAGAGAAGGACTTGcagaaaatgggaaaaatgaTTCTAACTCTGGTGAATTTCCCTGTGAAATTTGTGGCCAAGCTTTTGGCCAGGCTTGGTTTCTTAAAGCTCACATGAAAAAACATAGAGGATCATTTGACCATGGTTGCCATATATGTGGAAGAAGATTTAAAGAGCCCTGGTTTCTGAAAAATCATATGAAATCTCATGGTCCCAAACCTGGgaacaaaaacaaacccaaatctGATACGGATCCAGTAGCCACTATTAATGATGTTGTTCAAGAAGAGACCATAGTGACTGGCTTATCCCTGTATGAAGTTTGTACAAAATGTGGAAACGTATTCACAAACTCAGAAAGTCTAAATGCACACAATTTAGTCCACTGCAAAACCGAAGCTTCCAATGAAGACAAAGTAGCACAAAAAATTGATTTGCAAGATGCCAGTTCAGATGGGCCTGGATCAAAGCTACATTTCTTGAACTATCTAAAGATACGGCCTGTACAAGATACACTGGAATGCACAGATACGCAACTAGGGAAACGAGTTCCTGAACTCGATCCAATCAATAGCTATCAAGCTTGGCAACTGGCCACAAAGGGTAAAGTTGCTGAGCCGACagaatatgtgaaatatttgggATGGGATGAAGCCTTGGCTGATGCAGACGTGTGTTATGACAGAGATAAAGGTGAATACATTCAGGTCAACCAGGAGAAACGTAAACGGGAGCAGGAAAGCACCAATGCCAGCAATCCAAAGAAACGGAATTGCACCAATGGAAGTCGCACAGAGAAAAGCAGCAGCAGTGCTCAGCCTGAAGAAAATGCAGTTGAATCCCCTAATGAGCTGGAATTTAGGCCACCTTCACGACAGAGTCGCAGGGCTTCTCAGAACAAATCCACTGAATGCTTTGAATGTGGGAAAATCTTCCGAACATATCACCAGATGGTGCTACATTCAAGAGTTCACCGGAAAGAACGTAGAAGTTTAAGTGAAAGTGGTTCGCTTACTCATAATGACCGCTATGGATCCAATAGTGAGGGCGATTCTGTCAGTAGACCCAGCACTCCTGACTCCTCTGCTCCGGAAGGCTCTTTGGCTTCTGGCATTGGAGATGAAGGTGTGGATGATGATGGCTTTGAAGAATCCACTATACCATCACCAG GAGTGAAATTGTACCATAATGACTTTTCTGGTGAAGATATTCCAATGCAAATTTCGAAAACCAACCATCATAAAACTATTGATTCGGAAGACGCCAGCAAATGTGAAGATAACCTAAATAAATTAGATGTTCAAAGTCCTCCATTTGTGAAAAGTGATTTTCACAAATTTGATTTAAAAGTACCAGCTTACAAATACAACATAGACCCTCACAAAGCTATCCAGGGCAGTAGTTCATCAAATGTGGAGACTAGTGACATAAAAAAACCGTTCTCTGAGAAAATACTTTCAAATGGAATGGCACCTGATTTGCTTAGGGAACGTTCGGCAGTAGATGGCTCCAGTGTGGCTAAAGAAGGTCTTATCCCAATAGATCTAAGTGAAAATTCAAGCAGAGATGAATTTTGTAGTAAAAAGGCTACTGAATCTTTAAAGGCTGCTTTAGTTGTTCATCAATGCCCTTACTGTTGTTATAAAACTCATTATCCTGAAGTTTTGTGGATGCACAAAAAAATTTGGCATAAAGTCAGTTGTAATTCCATGGCTCCACAGTGGGTTCAACAAAATgggttaaaaaatttaaaaaataacgtGCATGTTCCATCCAATAATGGGCGTACTGGCCCCCCTCCAGCACTTGGTGGAAAAGAATGCCAACCTCTGCCCATTTCTAGGTTCCCACGTACTCAGATGCTTGGCGTGCCTTCAGCACCTAAAGGCAGCCCTTCAACAGCGGCAAACACTTCGAAGGCTACCGGTGGATCTCAGGGGCGTGAAAACTTGCGTGGGTTTAATGGACCTAAATCAACAAGCGTCAGTACACAACGACAACCCAAGATGGCACAAGCTCAGGAGCAATACAGCTCAGTGGTACAACAGCCTGTGCCAAAGGCAAAGTATGATTCAAGCCCTAAATTGTCCCAACCTGGGAGTTACAGCAGAAGTCACACACTTGCTCAATCATCTGCatcaagacaaattctgcagcctTCAAGTAGTAAACAAGCTGAAAAATACATGATTTCCCAGGGAGCATCTAGTTATTCATCGCCAAATAAACTTTCTTTGCCTGATGGACTTAAAACAAAATTCACACTGTCACAACCACCATTTCCATTTCATAAAGTAGATCCACTTGTTAAGCAGGAGAGCCCTCTAGTGCCTCAAAGGGAATCCCAAGCCAATAATATAAATGAAGTGGGAACAGCACCCAACTGTAGTACTGGATCCAAGTCAAGCCCTGTTTTGCAAACTCAGTCAAGTGCAATGGGTGCCTCTTTGCCTTTTCAACATGTTAAACAAGAACCAACACCTGAGGGCCAAGAAAAGAAACTagacattttaaatatctttaagaCCTACATTCCAAAGGACTTAGCTACACTGTACCAAAGTTGGGGAGCAAATAACAGTAATTTGGATAATGCAG GAATGCTTAGGACACAGGCACGTCAAGGAGATTATGTTTGCATCGAGTGTGGAAAGTGTTTCACCCAGCCAAGCCATTTAAGAACCCACATGAGGTCCCATACAG gagAGAGACCATTCCAGTGCAGATATTGCCCATACAGTGCCTCTCAAAAAGGGAACTTAAAGACTCATGTGCAGTGTGTGCATCGGGTACCTTTTGATAACAGCGAGTACCCGGACAAGCAGCTCCTCCGACCCCAAAGTGACAATGCCACCAGTTACATGGAGGACCAACTGGAAAACTTGCCTTCTAATCATCAAGTCACTGGAGCTGTTGCGTTAAAGTGA
- the ZNF516 gene encoding zinc finger protein 516 isoform X2 — MERRKPFDMELRESAAKSSKNDAEDDRPTCFSCVICGKSFPFQSSLSQHMRKHTGEKPYKCPYCDHRAAQKGNLKIHLRTHRTGTLGQVQDVELGESHGELGASEGMGVCASPTKSTSACNNILNGSMQLENAETAADDDKPGDYQCMFCKNKYDRKKELDQHLLQVHKPYKCKFCSYMTLREETLLNHIEKDHITTAVPLNREGLAENGKNDSNSGEFPCEICGQAFGQAWFLKAHMKKHRGSFDHGCHICGRRFKEPWFLKNHMKSHGPKPGNKNKPKSDTDPVATINDVVQEETIVTGLSLYEVCTKCGNVFTNSESLNAHNLVHCKTEASNEDKVAQKIDLQDASSDGPGSKLHFLNYLKIRPVQDTLECTDTQLGKRVPELDPINSYQAWQLATKGKVAEPTEYVKYLGWDEALADADVCYDRDKGEYIQVNQEKRKREQESTNASNPKKRNCTNGSRTEKSSSSAQPEENAVESPNELEFRPPSRQSRRASQNKSTECFECGKIFRTYHQMVLHSRVHRKERRSLSESGSLTHNDRYGSNSEGDSVSRPSTPDSSAPEGSLASGIGDEGVDDDGFEESTIPSPGVKLYHNDFSGEDIPMQISKTNHHKTIDSEDASKCEDNLNKLDVQSPPFVKSDFHKFDLKVPAYKYNIDPHKAIQGSSSSNVETSDIKKPFSEKILSNGMAPDLLRERSAVDGSSVAKEGLIPIDLSENSSRDEFCSKKATESLKAALVVHQCPYCCYKTHYPEVLWMHKKIWHKVSCNSMAPQWVQQNGLKNLKNNVHVPSNNGRTGPPPALGGKECQPLPISRFPRTQMLGVPSAPKGSPSTAANTSKATGGSQGRENLRGFNGPKSTSVSTQRQPKMAQAQEQYSSVVQQPVPKAKYDSSPKLSQPGSYSRSHTLAQSSASRQILQPSSSKQAEKYMISQGASSYSSPNKLSLPDGLKTKFTLSQPPFPFHKVDPLVKQESPLVPQRESQANNINEVGTAPNCSTGSKSSPVLQTQSSAMGASLPFQHVKQEPTPEGQEKKLDILNIFKTYIPKDLATLYQSWGANNSNLDNAGMLRTQARQGDYVCIECGKCFTQPSHLRTHMRSHTVVFESNGLRGTEVHTTSADAPKQERDHSSADIAHTVPLKKGT; from the exons ATGGAAAGAAGGAAACCGTTTGATATGGAACTACGTGAATCTGCTGCTAAGTCAAGTAAAAATGATGCCGAAGATGACCGACCCACATGCTTTAGTTGCGTCATTTGTGGGAAGAGCTTCCCTTTCCAGAGCTCCCTTTCACAGCACATGCGAAAGCACACAGGTGAAAAGCCATATAAATGCCCATACTGTGACCATAGAGCTGCCCAGAAGGGAAATCTGAAGATACATTTACGAACACACAGGACTGGTACTCTTGGCCAGGTCCAGGATGTGGAACTGGGAGAGTCACATGGAGAACTTGGGGCTTCTGAAGGTATGGGTGTGTGTGCAAGCCCAACTAAAAGCACATCTGCTTGCAACAACATTCTTAATGGATCAATGCAGTTAGAAAACGCGGAGACTGCTGCTGATGATGATAAGCCTGGTGACTACCAATGcatgttttgtaaaaacaaatatgacaGAAAAAAAGAGCTAGACCAGCATCTTCTACAAGTTCACAAACCGTATAAATGCAAGTTTTGTAGTTACATGACTTTGAGAGAGGAGACTTTGTTGAATCATATTGAGAAAGATCATATCACAACAGCAGTTCCATTAAACAGAGAAGGACTTGcagaaaatgggaaaaatgaTTCTAACTCTGGTGAATTTCCCTGTGAAATTTGTGGCCAAGCTTTTGGCCAGGCTTGGTTTCTTAAAGCTCACATGAAAAAACATAGAGGATCATTTGACCATGGTTGCCATATATGTGGAAGAAGATTTAAAGAGCCCTGGTTTCTGAAAAATCATATGAAATCTCATGGTCCCAAACCTGGgaacaaaaacaaacccaaatctGATACGGATCCAGTAGCCACTATTAATGATGTTGTTCAAGAAGAGACCATAGTGACTGGCTTATCCCTGTATGAAGTTTGTACAAAATGTGGAAACGTATTCACAAACTCAGAAAGTCTAAATGCACACAATTTAGTCCACTGCAAAACCGAAGCTTCCAATGAAGACAAAGTAGCACAAAAAATTGATTTGCAAGATGCCAGTTCAGATGGGCCTGGATCAAAGCTACATTTCTTGAACTATCTAAAGATACGGCCTGTACAAGATACACTGGAATGCACAGATACGCAACTAGGGAAACGAGTTCCTGAACTCGATCCAATCAATAGCTATCAAGCTTGGCAACTGGCCACAAAGGGTAAAGTTGCTGAGCCGACagaatatgtgaaatatttgggATGGGATGAAGCCTTGGCTGATGCAGACGTGTGTTATGACAGAGATAAAGGTGAATACATTCAGGTCAACCAGGAGAAACGTAAACGGGAGCAGGAAAGCACCAATGCCAGCAATCCAAAGAAACGGAATTGCACCAATGGAAGTCGCACAGAGAAAAGCAGCAGCAGTGCTCAGCCTGAAGAAAATGCAGTTGAATCCCCTAATGAGCTGGAATTTAGGCCACCTTCACGACAGAGTCGCAGGGCTTCTCAGAACAAATCCACTGAATGCTTTGAATGTGGGAAAATCTTCCGAACATATCACCAGATGGTGCTACATTCAAGAGTTCACCGGAAAGAACGTAGAAGTTTAAGTGAAAGTGGTTCGCTTACTCATAATGACCGCTATGGATCCAATAGTGAGGGCGATTCTGTCAGTAGACCCAGCACTCCTGACTCCTCTGCTCCGGAAGGCTCTTTGGCTTCTGGCATTGGAGATGAAGGTGTGGATGATGATGGCTTTGAAGAATCCACTATACCATCACCAG GAGTGAAATTGTACCATAATGACTTTTCTGGTGAAGATATTCCAATGCAAATTTCGAAAACCAACCATCATAAAACTATTGATTCGGAAGACGCCAGCAAATGTGAAGATAACCTAAATAAATTAGATGTTCAAAGTCCTCCATTTGTGAAAAGTGATTTTCACAAATTTGATTTAAAAGTACCAGCTTACAAATACAACATAGACCCTCACAAAGCTATCCAGGGCAGTAGTTCATCAAATGTGGAGACTAGTGACATAAAAAAACCGTTCTCTGAGAAAATACTTTCAAATGGAATGGCACCTGATTTGCTTAGGGAACGTTCGGCAGTAGATGGCTCCAGTGTGGCTAAAGAAGGTCTTATCCCAATAGATCTAAGTGAAAATTCAAGCAGAGATGAATTTTGTAGTAAAAAGGCTACTGAATCTTTAAAGGCTGCTTTAGTTGTTCATCAATGCCCTTACTGTTGTTATAAAACTCATTATCCTGAAGTTTTGTGGATGCACAAAAAAATTTGGCATAAAGTCAGTTGTAATTCCATGGCTCCACAGTGGGTTCAACAAAATgggttaaaaaatttaaaaaataacgtGCATGTTCCATCCAATAATGGGCGTACTGGCCCCCCTCCAGCACTTGGTGGAAAAGAATGCCAACCTCTGCCCATTTCTAGGTTCCCACGTACTCAGATGCTTGGCGTGCCTTCAGCACCTAAAGGCAGCCCTTCAACAGCGGCAAACACTTCGAAGGCTACCGGTGGATCTCAGGGGCGTGAAAACTTGCGTGGGTTTAATGGACCTAAATCAACAAGCGTCAGTACACAACGACAACCCAAGATGGCACAAGCTCAGGAGCAATACAGCTCAGTGGTACAACAGCCTGTGCCAAAGGCAAAGTATGATTCAAGCCCTAAATTGTCCCAACCTGGGAGTTACAGCAGAAGTCACACACTTGCTCAATCATCTGCatcaagacaaattctgcagcctTCAAGTAGTAAACAAGCTGAAAAATACATGATTTCCCAGGGAGCATCTAGTTATTCATCGCCAAATAAACTTTCTTTGCCTGATGGACTTAAAACAAAATTCACACTGTCACAACCACCATTTCCATTTCATAAAGTAGATCCACTTGTTAAGCAGGAGAGCCCTCTAGTGCCTCAAAGGGAATCCCAAGCCAATAATATAAATGAAGTGGGAACAGCACCCAACTGTAGTACTGGATCCAAGTCAAGCCCTGTTTTGCAAACTCAGTCAAGTGCAATGGGTGCCTCTTTGCCTTTTCAACATGTTAAACAAGAACCAACACCTGAGGGCCAAGAAAAGAAACTagacattttaaatatctttaagaCCTACATTCCAAAGGACTTAGCTACACTGTACCAAAGTTGGGGAGCAAATAACAGTAATTTGGATAATGCAG GAATGCTTAGGACACAGGCACGTCAAGGAGATTATGTTTGCATCGAGTGTGGAAAGTGTTTCACCCAGCCAAGCCATTTAAGAACCCACATGAGGTCCCATACAG TGGTTTTTGAGTCTAATGGACTCCGAGGTACTGAAGTTCACACCACCTCCGCAGATGCCCCAAAACAA gagAGAGACCATTCCAGTGCAGATATTGCCCATACAGTGCCTCTCAAAAAGGGAACTTAA